CGAGGGCGGCGACACCGCTGATCGTGCCGCGCGACCCGCCGAGCACGATGACGGCGACGGCGCCGACGCCCGCTCCCCAGGTGACGCCGAGGATGTCGGGACTGGCGAGCGGATTGCGGGCCAGGGACTGGAAGATCGCCCCGGACAGGCCGAGGGCGGCGCCGACGAGGATGCCGGTGAGGGTCCTGGGCATCCGCAGGCCGAAGATGATGCCGTTCTCCCGACGATCACCGCCGCCCGCGAGAGTGCGCAGCACGTCGAACACCTCGATCTGCGAGGTGCCCCGGCCGATGTTCAGCGCGGCGACCAGGACGAGCAGGGCGAGTGCGACGACCGTGACGATGACGACGCGCGGCCGCAGGATCATCGAGACCGGTCCGACGCGCAGTGAGCGGATGATCGGCTGATCGGGCTCGGCCGAGTGCTCGCTGCCCGCCGCGCCGCCGTCGGGGGCGCCGGGGCCGCCGGGCGCCTGCTGAGGCTGCCCGGGCTGCTGAGCGGATTCGCCCGCCCCGGCGGTCTTGTCGGCCGTGTCGAGGTGTCGATCGTGGACGGTCACAGCCGGATCAGTCCCTTCCGCCGGACGAGCCAGATGAAGACCGGCGCGCCGAGGACGGCGAGCATGATGCCCACCTCGAAGCTGTCGGAGGACACGACGCGACACAGCACGTCGGCGGCAAGCAGCAGGACCGCGCCGGTCAACGCCGAGACGGGCACGATCCAGCGGTAGTCCGGACCGGTGATGAACCGGGCCAGGTGCGGCACGACCAGGCCGAGGAAGGCGATCGGGCCGCAGGCCGCGACGACCGCGCCCGTGAGCAGCGTGATCGCCGTGACGCCGAGAATCCGGGTGAGCCGGATGTTCTGTCCCAACGCCCGCGCCATGTCCTCGCCCAGCGCGAGCACGTTCAGGCCCCGCGCGTTGAGCAGGGCGAGCACTATCCCGACCAGCAGGAAGGGCGCGACCTGCCCGGAGACGGAGTACTCGCGGGCGGCGATCGAGCCGACCTGCCAGAAGCGGTAGATCTCCATCCCGGCCCGGCTGCCCAGCACCACGGCGGCGACGAGGCCGCTGAGGAGCGCGGTGACGGCCGCGCCCGCCATCGCCAGCGTCACCGGCGTGGAGCCGCCGAGCGAGCCGAGGACGAACACGACCACGCTGGCGATCAACGCGCCCGCGAAGCCGAACCAGATGAAGCCCTGGAGGTCACGAATCCCGAAGACGACCACGGCCAGCACGGTCGCGAAGGCGGCGCCCTGCGTCACGCCGAGGATGCCGGGGTCGGCCAGCGGATTCCGGGTGTGACCCTGCATCAGCGCACCCGCCGCGCCGAGGCCTGCCCCGGCCAGCAGGCCGAGCACGGTGCGCGGGAGGCGTAACGACCGGATGATGTCGTCGAACTCGGTGCCCTGCGGGTCGACCAGTGCCGCCCACACCAGATCGAGCGGGATGGTTCGCGACCCGATCGAGACGCTCGCGGCGACGGCCAGTACCAGCGCGACGCAGAGCAGCGTCAAACCCGCCGCCCTGCGGCGGGCCCACCCGTCGGGCGCACGGCGCCGAACGGCATTGCTGGTCGCGGTCACCTTGGTCTCCTCACGACATCCGTCGGGATCGTCCGATCGCAGGCGGACCGTCGATGATCGTCTCGTGTCACGGCCCGCGGGCGAGGTCGACTCGGCATCTCCGGTCCGGCCTGCCCCGCCGCGCCGGTCCGTCCCCCCAGACGTCCCCCGGCCGCCCAGGCTGTCCGCCCGCGCGGAGGGATCTTAGAGCCTGTCTTTGATCCCCACTTTCCTGTTGCGCGGGGCAGGCAGCGGCGATCTGCGGCGTTGTCGT
The Actinoalloteichus fjordicus DNA segment above includes these coding regions:
- a CDS encoding FecCD family ABC transporter permease; the encoded protein is MTATSNAVRRRAPDGWARRRAAGLTLLCVALVLAVAASVSIGSRTIPLDLVWAALVDPQGTEFDDIIRSLRLPRTVLGLLAGAGLGAAGALMQGHTRNPLADPGILGVTQGAAFATVLAVVVFGIRDLQGFIWFGFAGALIASVVVFVLGSLGGSTPVTLAMAGAAVTALLSGLVAAVVLGSRAGMEIYRFWQVGSIAAREYSVSGQVAPFLLVGIVLALLNARGLNVLALGEDMARALGQNIRLTRILGVTAITLLTGAVVAACGPIAFLGLVVPHLARFITGPDYRWIVPVSALTGAVLLLAADVLCRVVSSDSFEVGIMLAVLGAPVFIWLVRRKGLIRL